In Artemia franciscana unplaced genomic scaffold, ASM3288406v1 Scaffold_1555, whole genome shotgun sequence, the following are encoded in one genomic region:
- the LOC136042594 gene encoding 2,3-bisphosphoglycerate-dependent phosphoglycerate mutase-like, whose protein sequence is MVRHGETAWNKENKLCGWFNAPSSKKGIQEALAADQTLKRKGYQFDTAHTSVLTRVQHTLKVILEEIEQSSLPVEKTLRLRGIVKHLDKLSDEATMGINLPNRITFVYELDDNLKPIKCMQFLGD, encoded by the coding sequence atggttAGGCATGGTGAAACAGCTtggaacaaagaaaacaaactttgcGGCTGGTTTAATGCTCCCTCGAGTAAAAAAGGGATTCAGGAAGCCCTTGCTGCTGATCAGACTTTGAAGAGAAAAGGCTACCAATTTGATACTGCTCATACATCAGTTTTGACTAGAgttcaacataccttgaaagtcattcttgaagaaattgAGCAGTCTAGCCTTCCCGTTGAGAAGACTTTGCGACTAAGAGGTATTGTCAAACATTTGGATAAACTGTCTGATGAAGCTACTATGGGAATAAACTTGCCAAATAGAATAACTTTCGTTTATGAACTTGATGACAATTTGAAACCGATTAAATGTATGCAATTCCTTGGCGATTAA